ACCCAGTAGCCCAGTACATAGGGAGTTTCACTCAGCTCCCAAACCAGAGCCACCGTCTCTATACACCCCTTTTGCACCACGATACTTGCTAATTCTTCCGTTCCTGTTGTCCTTTCTTGGCTACTAAATCGGGAAACTCATCATCCACCATCTTATACTCCCCATTCCTCGCTCGCCACACCACCATCAACATTCCACCATCCCCTGAGGACCGGCACCACAGGACAGAGCTCGCCTCCTCGCCATAGCCCGCTTGATCAGCTCGGTTCTCATCTGATCCGTAGATCGGCCGGCCATGGACATGAGGAGGCGGTACGGCTCCAAGAGCAATGCCCACCAGGGCgcggcggccagcagcagctcgcCAGGCAAGCGCAGGGGGAAGGCggctcacggcggcggcgggaagaaGAAGCCGCCGATCAAGGTGGTGTACATCGGCAACCCCATGCGGGTGACGACCAGCGAGGCGGGCTTCCGCGCGCTGGTGCAGGAGCTCACCGGCCGCCACGCCGACCCGTACAAGTCCaacggcagcggcagcgccgcAGCAGTCGACGCCGACGACAGCAGCGGGGGCAGCCCGGTGGGGCCGCAGGCGGGCGCGCTGCCCAGCCCCGTCAGCACCCCGTCGTTGGAcgccgcctcggccgccggTGCGGCGCATGCCTCGGTGCCGGCGGcttacgacgacgacgacgaggacagCTTCGCGCCGCAGCTGATCGACAACAGCTACTCCGTGTTCTCGCCGCCGACGTTCCTCTACGGCccgcacggcgacggcgagctgtGATCCCAACCGCGTGGGTAAGGGGTAACCTGACGATGTATGCGTGTATTGCATCACGCATGATGATGATCTGTATCGTATGTGCGCGTGCTGGCTAGATCCTAGGCAAGTAATAGAACTGAACTTTATTTGTAGCTCCAAAAGCATTCTCTTGTCACACACTGCCACCGGCGAAGTGTGTATGGTGTGGGCGCCACATAATCCAATCTGCAATTCTGCACAGGGGTTTTTTTATGGACCGGTGAGATCAAACCGCCACCGGCCGGTTCcagtttaccggtccggtttgatcgAAAACCAGTAAAAACtggtcaaatttaaatttcaaactATAAACCCCAGTTCAATCGGTTTCTACCGGTtagccgaccggtttgaccagtaaACCGGTCTGGTTTGAGTGGAAACCGGTCCGTTGAAAAAAAATCGACTttagtacaaaatttgaatttttgtataacatgtttttagcctaaatgaaccctccaactctcttttgtactacttttacattaatacaatgtataacatgttttacattgtatttgtatatttttgtatgcatgttttttagtttaacttcaaatacccgcaaa
The nucleotide sequence above comes from Panicum virgatum strain AP13 chromosome 3K, P.virgatum_v5, whole genome shotgun sequence. Encoded proteins:
- the LOC120701312 gene encoding uncharacterized protein LOC120701312 translates to MDMRRRYGSKSNAHQGAAASSSSPGKRRGKAAHGGGGKKKPPIKVVYIGNPMRVTTSEAGFRALVQELTGRHADPYKSNGSGSAAAVDADDSSGGSPVGPQAGALPSPVSTPSLDAASAAGAAHASVPAAYDDDDEDSFAPQLIDNSYSVFSPPTFLYGPHGDGEL